Proteins from a genomic interval of Polaribacter sejongensis:
- a CDS encoding aldehyde dehydrogenase family protein: MSYSKPKFKDKYHNFINGKFVAPIGGQYFDNTSPIDNSFIAQYPRSQKEDVELALDAANAAKEAWGNTSATERATMLNKVADIIEANLEEFALVETCDNGKPIRETLNADIPLAVDHWRYFAACIRSEEGGASELDQHTLSLTIKEPLGVVGQIIPWNFPLLMLSWKLPPALVTGNCVVLKPAEQTPSSATLLMEKIADVFPPGVINIVHGFGPEAGKPLASSSKVDKVAFTGETTTGQLIMQYASKNLNPVTMELGGKSPNVFFNSVMDHDDAYLDKAIEGAVLFAFNQGEVCTAPSRILVQEDIYDAFMKRVVERTNAIVQDNPYNVNTMVGAQASKDQYEKIQSYIEIGKEEGAKVLTGGSANALEGNLANGFYIKPTILEGHNKMRVFQEEIFGPVVCVTKFKDEVEALEIANDTLYGLGAGVWTRDAHQLYQIPRAIKAGRVWVNCYHAYPAHAPFGGYKKSGFGRENHVMMLNYYRQTKNMLISYDKNKLGFF; this comes from the coding sequence ATGAGTTATTCTAAACCTAAGTTTAAAGACAAGTATCACAATTTTATCAACGGAAAATTTGTAGCGCCAATAGGCGGACAGTATTTTGATAATACTTCACCAATAGATAATAGTTTTATAGCACAATATCCACGTTCTCAAAAAGAAGATGTAGAATTGGCTTTAGATGCAGCCAATGCCGCAAAAGAAGCTTGGGGAAATACTTCTGCCACAGAAAGAGCAACAATGCTAAACAAAGTGGCAGATATTATTGAAGCTAATTTAGAGGAGTTTGCTTTGGTAGAAACGTGTGATAACGGAAAACCAATAAGAGAAACTTTAAATGCAGATATTCCTTTAGCAGTAGATCATTGGCGTTACTTTGCAGCTTGTATTCGTTCGGAAGAAGGAGGCGCGTCAGAATTAGATCAGCATACTTTATCATTAACAATTAAAGAACCTTTAGGAGTTGTTGGGCAAATTATTCCTTGGAACTTTCCTTTATTAATGTTGTCTTGGAAATTACCTCCGGCTCTAGTAACTGGTAATTGTGTGGTTTTAAAGCCAGCAGAACAAACACCGTCTTCTGCAACTTTATTAATGGAGAAAATAGCAGATGTTTTTCCGCCAGGAGTTATCAATATTGTTCACGGTTTTGGTCCGGAAGCAGGAAAACCCTTGGCTTCTAGTTCTAAAGTAGATAAAGTAGCTTTTACAGGAGAAACTACAACCGGACAATTAATTATGCAATATGCGTCTAAAAACTTAAATCCGGTAACGATGGAATTAGGTGGTAAATCGCCAAACGTATTTTTTAATTCGGTAATGGATCATGATGATGCGTATTTAGACAAAGCAATTGAAGGTGCTGTTTTATTTGCTTTTAATCAGGGAGAAGTTTGTACAGCTCCGTCAAGAATTTTAGTGCAAGAAGATATTTACGACGCGTTTATGAAACGAGTTGTAGAAAGAACAAATGCTATTGTTCAAGACAATCCGTATAATGTAAATACTATGGTTGGTGCACAGGCATCTAAAGATCAATACGAAAAAATACAATCCTACATAGAAATTGGTAAAGAAGAAGGAGCAAAAGTCTTAACAGGTGGTTCTGCGAATGCATTAGAAGGTAATTTAGCAAATGGATTCTACATTAAGCCAACTATTTTAGAAGGGCATAATAAAATGCGAGTTTTTCAAGAAGAAATTTTTGGACCCGTAGTTTGTGTTACAAAGTTTAAAGACGAAGTAGAAGCTTTAGAAATTGCAAATGATACACTTTATGGTTTAGGAGCTGGCGTTTGGACACGAGATGCGCATCAATTATATCAAATTCCTAGAGCAATAAAAGCCGGTAGAGTTTGGGTAAACTGTTACCATGCGTATCCTGCACATGCACCTTTCGGTGGATATAAAAAATCTGGTTTTGGTAGAGAAAACCACGTAATGATGTTAAATTATTATCGCCAAACTAAAAACATGTTAATCTCTTATGATAAAAATAAATTAGGATTCTTTTAG
- a CDS encoding AraC family transcriptional regulator — translation MSYLLDIHKKNRKITTLVENRTTYNTDYAELNIFETHTYAEKVSLTFQFPIIASMLTGKKIMHIDGFEAFDFFPGESVVMPANKEMIIDFPIATKNDPTQCLALGIDAFKINEVVEKFNQHVAIENKNNQWNLDETSSHLINNTDVNHLIKRLTYTFTNNNKSKDVLVDLMIQELIVRLLQTKAKSLIISNENNAFSDTRIGTVIKFIKENLTNKDISVDVLAKKAHMSSSHFHKQFKNTLGISPIDYINSEKIKFSKKLIKQYRNFRMAEIAFKAGFNNTSYFNRQFKKMEMMTPQQFKKSVHS, via the coding sequence ATGAGCTACTTATTAGATATTCACAAAAAAAACAGAAAAATAACTACTTTAGTAGAAAATAGAACCACTTATAATACTGACTACGCAGAACTTAACATTTTTGAAACCCATACTTATGCAGAAAAAGTATCATTAACGTTTCAATTCCCAATTATAGCAAGCATGCTTACCGGAAAGAAAATTATGCATATTGATGGCTTTGAAGCCTTTGATTTTTTTCCTGGAGAATCTGTAGTTATGCCTGCCAATAAAGAAATGATTATCGATTTCCCTATCGCTACAAAGAATGATCCAACACAATGTTTGGCTTTAGGTATTGATGCTTTTAAGATTAATGAAGTTGTAGAAAAATTTAATCAGCATGTTGCCATAGAAAACAAAAACAATCAATGGAATTTAGATGAAACCTCTTCACACTTAATAAACAACACAGATGTAAACCATTTGATAAAAAGGCTAACGTATACTTTTACAAACAACAACAAATCTAAAGATGTATTGGTAGATTTAATGATTCAAGAATTAATTGTTAGATTGTTACAAACCAAAGCAAAGTCTTTAATTATTTCTAATGAAAATAATGCTTTTAGCGATACCAGAATTGGAACTGTTATTAAATTTATAAAAGAAAACTTAACCAACAAAGATATTAGTGTAGATGTTTTGGCAAAAAAAGCACACATGAGTAGTTCTCACTTTCACAAACAATTTAAAAACACTTTAGGTATTTCTCCTATTGATTATATAAATTCTGAAAAGATTAAATTTTCTAAGAAGTTAATTAAACAATATAGAAATTTTAGAATGGCAGAAATTGCTTTTAAAGCTGGTTTTAATAACACAAGTTATTTTAACAGACAGTTTAAAAAAATGGAAATGATGACACCTCAACAATTTAAAAAATCTGTTCATTCTTAA
- a CDS encoding phosphotransferase: MTEFPVIASTISAKELGEFAKEKYGLHKNFDCKLFRTGMNHTYFLSDNETKYVLRVYSHNWRSKSEINEEIELLNLLSENNLGVSFPIKDINGDFIQEIKAPEGIRYVVLFSFAKGNKVRFLDTETCSLIGELMAKIHNLTANKIIDRISYDKKSLLELPYTYLKEFFSEELPEMEFIKGIDGFFEKTDFENCKKGVVHLDIWYDNMAVSDEEKITIYDFDFCGNGEPILDVGYFCNQLFHIETDKKEYGIKKKYFLDGYQSIRQLSEKEMKMIPKAGLAVFVFYLGVQAKRFDWSNIFLSENYLKMFYVGRLKSWIEYNNIEKRTA; encoded by the coding sequence AGCTTCAACAATTTCAGCAAAAGAATTGGGTGAGTTTGCAAAAGAAAAATATGGACTACATAAAAACTTCGATTGCAAATTATTTAGAACAGGAATGAATCACACGTATTTCCTTTCAGATAACGAAACAAAGTATGTGTTAAGAGTTTATAGTCATAATTGGAGGTCAAAATCTGAAATTAATGAAGAAATTGAACTTTTAAATTTATTAAGTGAAAATAATTTAGGGGTTTCTTTTCCTATTAAAGATATAAATGGAGATTTTATTCAAGAAATAAAAGCACCAGAAGGAATTAGATATGTAGTTCTTTTTTCGTTTGCAAAAGGGAATAAGGTTAGATTTTTAGATACTGAAACATGTTCATTAATTGGAGAATTAATGGCTAAAATTCATAATCTTACAGCTAACAAAATTATAGATCGAATTTCTTATGATAAAAAATCATTGTTAGAATTACCGTATACATATTTAAAAGAATTCTTTTCGGAAGAATTACCAGAAATGGAATTTATAAAAGGAATTGATGGATTCTTTGAGAAAACCGATTTTGAAAATTGTAAAAAAGGAGTTGTTCATTTAGATATTTGGTACGATAATATGGCGGTGTCTGATGAAGAAAAAATTACTATTTATGATTTTGATTTTTGTGGAAATGGAGAACCAATTTTAGATGTTGGCTATTTTTGTAACCAGTTATTTCATATTGAAACCGATAAGAAAGAGTACGGAATAAAAAAGAAATATTTTTTAGATGGCTACCAAAGTATAAGACAATTATCTGAAAAAGAAATGAAAATGATTCCTAAAGCTGGTTTAGCTGTTTTTGTTTTTTATCTTGGTGTACAAGCAAAAAGGTTTGATTGGTCTAATATCTTTTTATCTGAAAATTATCTAAAAATGTTCTATGTTGGTAGATTAAAATCTTGGATTGAATATAATAACATCGAAAAAAGAACAGCCTAA
- a CDS encoding phospholipid scramblase-related protein — protein sequence MNSSFFDLKTYFIDEKVNIFKFKNCYKVFNDKGNEVGSVNQTLTSGQKAIRFILNKTMLPFQLEIKDASGNLQASISRGWTFFMSTIRIDDAKGNTIGSIKQKFKLLKPTFKIYNKSEELVAVITGDMKAWNFQINDASDKEIGTITKKWNGALKEVFTTADKYKVDLNAGFTDESNKIVILASAITIDMVWRESR from the coding sequence ATGAATTCAAGTTTTTTTGATTTAAAGACTTATTTTATTGACGAAAAAGTCAATATTTTTAAGTTTAAAAATTGTTATAAAGTATTTAATGATAAAGGAAATGAGGTTGGTTCTGTAAATCAAACACTAACTTCAGGACAAAAAGCGATTAGATTCATATTAAACAAAACGATGTTACCTTTTCAGCTGGAGATAAAAGATGCATCAGGAAATTTACAAGCATCTATATCTAGAGGTTGGACTTTCTTTATGTCAACAATTCGTATTGATGATGCAAAAGGCAATACTATTGGTAGCATAAAACAAAAATTTAAATTATTAAAACCAACTTTTAAAATTTATAACAAATCCGAAGAACTTGTAGCTGTAATTACTGGAGATATGAAAGCTTGGAACTTTCAAATAAATGATGCTTCTGATAAAGAAATAGGAACCATAACTAAAAAATGGAATGGAGCTTTAAAAGAAGTTTTTACCACAGCAGACAAATATAAAGTAGATTTAAATGCAGGTTTTACTGATGAATCCAATAAAATAGTAATTCTAGCTAGTGCAATAACAATAGATATGGTTTGGAGAGAAAGTAGATAA
- a CDS encoding transposase-like zinc-binding domain-containing protein — translation MTIDLCPNCSSDSYIKSGIVNNRQRYKCKKCNYFFTVNKIGKKIDDYYVNKSLQLYLEGLTYREIERILGVSHVSIMNWVKKYNIKRPYNSKYHSTYKILNATELGVYFSNSENIKGAGVVVTELGDKFMLIKWERFKD, via the coding sequence ATGACTATAGATTTATGTCCAAATTGCAGTTCAGATAGCTACATTAAAAGTGGTATTGTTAACAATAGACAACGTTATAAATGTAAAAAATGCAATTACTTTTTTACGGTAAATAAGATTGGTAAGAAAATAGATGATTATTATGTAAACAAATCTTTACAGCTATATTTAGAAGGATTGACCTATCGAGAGATAGAACGCATCTTAGGAGTCTCTCATGTAAGTATTATGAATTGGGTAAAAAAATACAACATAAAAAGGCCTTATAATTCTAAATATCATTCTACCTATAAAATTTTAAATGCTACAGAACTAGGTGTTTATTTCAGTAATTCAGAAAATATAAAAGGAGCAGGAGTTGTGGTTACAGAGTTAGGTGATAAGTTTATGTTGATTAAATGGGAGCGTTTTAAAGATTAG
- a CDS encoding sodium:solute symporter family protein yields MSVQTWTWILVGISFTLYFGIAIWARAGSTKEFYVAGGGVSPLANGMATAADWMSAASFISMAGIISFAGYDGSVYLMGWTGGYVLLALLLAPYLRKFGKFTVPDFIGDRYYSNTARTVAVICALIVSFTYVAGQMRGVGIVFSQFLQVDIVYGVLIGMTVVLVFALLGGMKGITYTQVAQYCVLIFAFMVPAFFISVQMTGNLIPQIGMGGTVEDGTFLLDKLDTLHTQLGFKEYTSGSKSTWDVFAITLALMAGTAGLPHVIVRFFTVPKVKDARKSAGYALLLIAILYTTAPAIAVFSRTNLIETVSEKEYSDIPVWFKNWEDTGLISWTDKNGDGKIQYVAGNALDGKKPVYTEDRGTFGERLISNANLEAKNELYVDRDIMVLANPEIAQLPNWVIGLVAAGGLAAALSTAAGLLLVISTSVSHDLIKKQLKPDISDKAELMAARIAIFVAILIAGYFGINPPGFVAAVVALAFGLAAASFFPAIVLGIFDKKMNKEGAISGMVVGIVLMLFYMMKFKLDMFGGGTEEDWWFGTSPEGFGTIAMFVNVVISVVVSRMTAAPPQDVQEMVESIRIPSGAGEASGH; encoded by the coding sequence ATGAGTGTACAAACTTGGACCTGGATATTAGTAGGGATTTCTTTTACCCTATATTTTGGAATCGCAATTTGGGCTAGAGCAGGCTCTACAAAAGAATTTTATGTGGCTGGTGGAGGTGTTTCTCCTTTAGCAAATGGTATGGCAACCGCTGCCGATTGGATGAGTGCTGCCTCATTTATTAGTATGGCAGGTATTATTTCCTTTGCAGGGTATGATGGCTCTGTTTATCTAATGGGATGGACTGGTGGTTATGTGTTGTTAGCATTATTATTAGCCCCCTATTTACGTAAGTTTGGGAAATTTACAGTACCCGATTTTATTGGAGACAGATATTACTCTAACACCGCAAGAACAGTGGCTGTAATTTGTGCCTTAATTGTGTCTTTTACATATGTAGCAGGACAAATGAGAGGTGTAGGAATTGTTTTTTCTCAATTTTTACAAGTTGATATTGTGTATGGAGTTTTAATTGGTATGACGGTAGTTTTGGTTTTTGCCCTTTTAGGCGGAATGAAAGGAATTACTTATACGCAAGTAGCACAATATTGTGTATTGATTTTTGCTTTTATGGTACCTGCATTTTTTATATCAGTACAAATGACCGGGAATTTAATTCCGCAAATAGGAATGGGAGGCACTGTAGAAGACGGAACTTTTCTATTAGATAAATTAGATACTTTACATACACAATTAGGGTTTAAAGAATATACTTCTGGTTCTAAATCTACTTGGGATGTTTTTGCAATTACGTTAGCCTTAATGGCGGGAACTGCAGGATTACCACATGTTATTGTCCGTTTCTTTACAGTACCTAAAGTAAAAGATGCACGTAAATCTGCAGGGTATGCGTTGCTTTTAATCGCTATTTTATATACTACAGCGCCAGCAATTGCCGTTTTTTCTAGAACTAATTTAATTGAAACAGTAAGTGAAAAAGAATATTCAGATATTCCTGTTTGGTTTAAGAATTGGGAAGATACAGGCTTAATTTCTTGGACGGATAAAAATGGAGATGGTAAAATTCAGTATGTTGCAGGGAATGCATTAGACGGAAAAAAACCAGTGTACACAGAAGATAGAGGCACGTTTGGTGAAAGGTTAATTTCAAACGCAAATTTAGAGGCTAAAAATGAATTGTATGTAGATAGAGATATAATGGTATTGGCAAATCCGGAAATAGCACAATTACCAAACTGGGTAATTGGTTTAGTTGCAGCGGGTGGTTTAGCAGCAGCATTATCTACAGCAGCAGGTTTATTGTTAGTGATTTCAACCTCTGTTTCTCATGATTTAATCAAAAAACAATTAAAACCAGATATTTCAGATAAAGCTGAATTAATGGCTGCAAGAATAGCAATTTTTGTAGCAATTTTAATCGCAGGGTATTTTGGTATAAATCCCCCAGGATTTGTCGCCGCGGTAGTTGCGTTAGCCTTTGGTTTGGCCGCGGCTTCTTTCTTTCCTGCGATCGTTTTAGGTATTTTTGATAAAAAAATGAATAAAGAAGGAGCTATCTCAGGGATGGTAGTTGGAATTGTGTTGATGCTTTTTTACATGATGAAATTTAAATTAGACATGTTTGGTGGAGGTACAGAAGAAGATTGGTGGTTTGGTACGTCTCCAGAAGGTTTTGGTACCATTGCAATGTTTGTGAATGTAGTTATTTCAGTAGTGGTTTCTAGAATGACTGCAGCTCCACCACAAGACGTACAAGAAATGGTAGAAAGTATAAGAATTCCTTCAGGTGCTGGAGAAGCTTCAGGTCATTAA
- a CDS encoding DUF4212 domain-containing protein, whose product MSDKQENASAYWKENIKYLTILLIIWFVVSFGCGILFREALDTIRLGGFKLGFWFAQQGSIYVFVILIFVYIRLMNKLDKKYGFDE is encoded by the coding sequence ATGAGTGATAAACAAGAAAACGCTTCTGCGTATTGGAAAGAGAATATTAAGTATTTAACAATACTACTTATAATATGGTTTGTAGTGTCCTTCGGGTGCGGAATTTTATTCCGAGAAGCCTTAGATACAATTAGACTTGGAGGTTTTAAACTAGGATTCTGGTTTGCCCAACAAGGATCTATTTATGTGTTCGTAATTCTAATTTTCGTCTACATAAGATTAATGAATAAACTAGATAAAAAATACGGTTTCGACGAGTAA
- a CDS encoding sulfite exporter TauE/SafE family protein: MIIDLLSNYWHIILLFFTVAILYSSVGFGGGSSYLAILALTGIVFTQIRATALLCNIVVVSGNVFFFLQQKKLNLKKIMPVVLLSVPLAFIGGKLKISQQFFFILLGVTLLFAAITMWISKRIISSDEKNNNSKPIKNGLFGGIIGFISGMVGIGGGIFLAPLLHLTNWDTPKKIAATASVFILVNSIAGVLGQYSNPDFIIDWSLTSILLVTVFIGGQIGSRMSNNYFTPIQLKKATSILIAFVGIRILLKYLPF; this comes from the coding sequence TTGATTATAGACTTACTGTCCAATTATTGGCATATTATTTTACTTTTCTTTACTGTTGCAATCCTTTATTCTTCCGTTGGTTTTGGCGGAGGTTCTAGTTATTTAGCAATTTTAGCACTAACAGGCATCGTTTTTACCCAAATTAGAGCCACTGCTTTATTGTGTAATATTGTGGTTGTTTCTGGAAATGTATTCTTTTTTCTACAACAGAAAAAATTGAACTTAAAAAAAATAATGCCGGTTGTTTTACTTAGTGTTCCTCTTGCATTTATAGGAGGAAAATTAAAAATAAGTCAGCAATTCTTTTTTATATTATTAGGCGTTACATTACTTTTTGCTGCAATTACTATGTGGATTTCTAAAAGAATAATTTCTTCGGATGAAAAAAACAACAATTCTAAACCGATTAAAAATGGACTTTTTGGCGGAATTATAGGTTTCATTTCCGGAATGGTTGGTATTGGAGGTGGTATTTTTTTAGCGCCTTTATTACACCTTACAAATTGGGACACTCCTAAAAAAATTGCAGCCACAGCAAGTGTTTTTATTCTTGTAAATTCTATTGCTGGTGTATTGGGGCAATACTCTAACCCAGATTTTATAATTGATTGGAGCTTAACTTCAATTTTATTAGTTACTGTTTTTATTGGCGGACAAATAGGAAGCAGAATGAGTAATAATTACTTTACGCCTATTCAGCTAAAAAAAGCGACTTCAATTTTAATTGCTTTTGTGGGTATCAGGATTTTATTAAAATATCTTCCTTTTTAA
- a CDS encoding DUF779 domain-containing protein produces MERVTITEKATKILALLKEKHGELIFHQSGGCCDGSAPMVFEKGDMYLDESDILLGTLNGVNFYMNQDQFEYWKHTHLTVDITEGRGASFSLEIPLGLRFFIHSRLFTKEEASFFGN; encoded by the coding sequence ATGGAAAGAGTAACAATTACAGAAAAGGCGACTAAGATTTTAGCGCTATTAAAAGAGAAACATGGCGAATTAATTTTCCATCAAAGTGGTGGTTGTTGTGATGGTTCTGCACCAATGGTTTTTGAAAAAGGAGACATGTATTTAGATGAAAGTGATATTCTTTTAGGAACTCTAAACGGTGTGAATTTTTATATGAATCAAGATCAATTTGAATATTGGAAACACACACATTTAACAGTTGATATAACGGAAGGTAGAGGTGCTAGTTTTTCTTTAGAAATTCCATTAGGACTTCGTTTTTTTATTCACTCTAGATTATTCACGAAAGAGGAAGCCTCCTTTTTTGGAAATTAA
- a CDS encoding TerC family protein: MLGIIFTLLMLVLLQAVLGFDNLLYISLESKKAPEADQKRVRKVGILIAIVLRIVLLFVLVSIIDFFKEPFSFLSGGIEDIVHFAFNGHSIIVLLGGGFIIYTAIKEIWHMISTKGLDVDDMATEKKSKSANAVITSIVIMNLVFSFDSILAAIGLTSEIENATTAFIVMAIAIVISGLLMLIMADRISTFLSKNRMYEVLGLFILFIVGIMLVTEGGHLAHIKLFGEEIVPMSKTTFYFVLAILIIVDVVQGKYQKNLLAKAKK; the protein is encoded by the coding sequence ATGTTAGGAATTATTTTTACCTTATTAATGTTAGTGCTTTTACAAGCCGTTTTAGGATTCGACAACCTACTTTATATTTCGTTAGAATCTAAAAAAGCGCCAGAAGCAGATCAAAAAAGAGTTAGAAAAGTAGGAATTTTAATAGCCATTGTATTAAGAATTGTATTGCTTTTTGTATTGGTTTCTATCATCGACTTTTTTAAAGAACCTTTTTCTTTTTTATCCGGAGGAATAGAAGACATTGTTCATTTTGCTTTTAACGGACATAGTATTATTGTACTTTTAGGTGGTGGTTTTATTATCTATACTGCAATTAAAGAAATTTGGCACATGATTTCTACCAAAGGTTTGGATGTAGATGATATGGCTACAGAAAAAAAATCTAAATCTGCAAATGCAGTTATTACAAGTATTGTAATTATGAACTTAGTTTTTTCTTTCGATTCTATTTTAGCTGCAATTGGTCTTACAAGCGAAATAGAGAACGCTACAACAGCTTTTATTGTAATGGCAATAGCTATTGTAATTAGTGGTTTATTAATGCTTATAATGGCAGATAGAATTTCTACTTTCTTATCTAAAAACAGAATGTATGAAGTACTTGGTCTGTTTATCCTTTTTATAGTTGGAATTATGCTAGTTACAGAAGGCGGACATTTAGCACACATTAAACTTTTTGGAGAAGAAATTGTACCAATGAGTAAAACAACCTTCTATTTTGTATTGGCAATTTTAATTATTGTTGATGTTGTACAAGGAAAATATCAGAAGAACTTATTAGCAAAAGCTAAAAAATAA